In Vanessa cardui chromosome 9, ilVanCard2.1, whole genome shotgun sequence, the DNA window AAGgcgattaaatttaaataaataaaacgactaTTATACTGTTTAAACAACATCActcgattttaattttgaaaatatttcgtaatCAAAATTTCGAGAATATACCAAcgtttcaatttaattgaatctaacttatacatgtaataaaaataaaatctaatattaaattaaattagttattataataaaattaataaataatcagttaTCCTTCAAACTAACAGCATTATGTTAAACCGCAGCCGGACATGCCGAGGAACCTTTTGTAAAGAAGATCGCTGACCGAAGATGCCTCTAAAGTCAAATGTCACAACACGGCCTTGCCGTACGAGCAGACTCGGTATAAATAGTCAGCATCTTCAACAGATGAGCATCATTCGCTCGATTGCTTTGTAGTCAAACACACTTAAACCTTCAAAATGAAATCGGTACGTTTGTGTGTGTCTATAACAACTCAATCAATTGTTCAAATTCAGTTAATTTCAAAGTGTTCAATAAATGATGATTAGCATCATGAGTTTGTGGATTTTTCATTGGATTTATTGTATAACATTCAAAAATggctaattttgttattttgtgtTACAGTTCATCGTTCTCGCTCTCTGCGTGGCCGTCGCCATCGCCGCTCCCGCCACCCCTGATGGTGACGCTCAAATCGTCAAGTACGAAAGCGACAACATCGGAGTCGACGGCTACTCATACTCGTacgtaatcatttattattaatgaaatcacATTACTTCAATCATCATTaaatactgtaataattatattgaactcAATATAAAGATTTCACGAGGTGGCCCAGTCGATCACCAAGTGGTTGGGCCCAATTATGCACTACTAAGTTTTAAGTCGAGCGATACACgaatacaatgtttatttatttcgattatatataatattagtttgtaACATAGAATAAGTTTTGTGTTTGTGTGCTTTACAGTGTTGGTACCAGCAACGGAATTAACCTCAGCGAAAACGGAGTCGTGAAGAACCCAGGAACCGAAGGCGAGGCCCTTGAAGTCCGCGGAGAGTTCTCCTACACCGGCAATGACGGCGTTCTCTACCTCGTGAGATACGTTGCCAACGAGTTCGGTTTCCAACCTGAAGGCGACCACTTACCCAAAGCCGTTTAAATCTCCTTTAACAATCCATACATCTAGTCCAAAATACTCATCCTCTAACCTCTCCCTACTTTCCTCGTTAAGAATCAATCGTTCAAGCGATTCTGTGATATGATCCcgattttgtatatttgttaataaacaattatgttttaatttacttttgtattttattcttcTACTACTCTTGTTCTATTAATAGTCACCCAGCGTGGAAATGTCTGATTATTAAATCAAtctaaaactttataatttacatCAGTCCAGCATTATTCACCGCCATCTTCTTGTCTCTGTTTAACACAATCGAATAATTAATTCGTGAACGAAGTATAAGTATAGTATGTAAGTATTATTGATAgaacaataattacaatattaaagttaaaataacatttacaatcATTATTAGAACATACATTGTTTATGGGacgaaatatttttctattgaaaaattattaccTATAATTTGAACACCTTAAATAATATGTtggtaataatatacataaataataaacacatcaAAATGACAACATATAATGAAGGtgacgaaataataaaatcgatttaccTTCGAATCATaattcgaaatatactttaatacgAAGGTgacaaaacataataaatatttattgaagatCATCATTTTctagattaatttaaatgttaacctTTGGCATATAGCGAGTTTGTTAATTCTATTCTGACTGCCTCTTGCCACTCACCTACCCATCAggctcattaaaattataatgttatccTTGGAATCCGAAATTTCGTCGTTATTCGAACatgtttagattattttataagttttgatGTCGTCATAGCTATTGTGAGAcgatttgctttaatttttttattagtggAGATTTTCTTGCATGTTCGTCTGGGATCACATGTTCTTTCACAGTTGCGCATGCGCACCAATACTGttggtttgtttttatatataacggtTTGAATAGTTAGTGAGTGCAATAATTTATTACGCGCAATCACAATCTTGAGCATCTACTTAGGAAGTTATATACTAGACAGgagtttatttcaaatcaaatatagattttttactccatattatgttttatgtaactGACAAATTAGCATCAAAATTTAGGCCATTTTCACGAAGATAAAGTCAAGTAATGAACAAGTTGCTTCCTGCAAgatattaaatcttttataacttaaatacaCATTTTCTAACTGGGACGAACAAATCAAAGTCTTAAATAAAGcagttacattatattttaaattaataagagtTCAGAACTGTTTCATAATTTTtagatatgttatatataaaaaaaattggatatataatgtacatatgttacaaacatttttttaaataaaagattcaatAATGCTAATGTCGTGTAAGCATTCGGTGAATACTGGTCTATGTAAATTCTTAAAAGCAGACATTAGTAGAattattatcgttttatttacatGAAACGAGGTTGCACAGTAGAACATGTGATTCTTAACCAAGGAGTTAAAACTCGGACAAACTTTTGACTTTTTAGATGATATTCTACCGCATGtgtatttatcattacataatattaacagcctgcaaatttcccactgctgggctaagacttcctctccctctgaggacaagttttggaacatatttcatgacgctgttccaatgcggtagATTCATCGTTGGAGCAGAAATGAAAGCTTCGAAATTTTCTCAAGTTGAACTTTTACCCAGCTTTTGGTTAGTAGGTTTTTCACATACAGTAAATACAAGTACTATGTAAAtaaggattaaaataatttatttttaagtttaccaattttataaagaaacagGTAGGTAGATAGGTAGgtataggtaggtaggtatcTCTATTTACTTTCTCGAGTCACAGTATAATACAAAATcgctgaataaaattattaatacacaattaatcacagttactaataattattaatatagacatAATTACAACAATTAATCTGACAGCTACATAATGACTTTTGCAAATCGTTATTTGACCATTTCTAAGCTGACCTCTCGCCCTTAACCTTGTTATAAGTGTTAagttacatacatgtataaagctacttttatttttatttattttattactttatgtatTAAAGTACGAATTAAAAGGTAACTAAATTGGTActcgaatgaaataaaatagttgaggagtcaatttataaatatcgtaTTAAACACTTTCTAGAATCACTTGTATAACTATAACCCAAATGGTTCAGTGACTGGAGGCATGACTCTTAACTTTGAAGATTGTGTATTCGTACCCAAGCACTACTAAGCACAACAATCTTCCCTAATTCACTCTTTTcactaaataaaactaattagtattattgtggTCCGGTTTGATAGGTGAGTGACCCAATGCAACTATAAACACAAGGGGTATGGCAGTTTGTTTTCAAAATTGGTGGTGTGTTGGTGATATGAGGAACGATTATCATTTCTTATAGTATCAATGTCTATCAGGTACATCATTTGCTAGTCAACCTAtctatatgatatgatataaaaagACTCAGGGATTTAGCCATtagatcaaatcaaataatatgccATTAATTTGATCTGATGAAGCCTTTTTAGTTTTCCGATGAGGATATGCATGAAAAACGAGCAAGCTCAAATCGGCCCTCTTGTCCACAGTGCACCATGCAAACTGACAAGCACTCCTGATCTGGTGAAGACTGGTGGATGAAAAATGTCTAGGTTTTCCTCATACATCTCTTGatttttgttaaagtattcgtATTAATTTGctatttgtattcaattaatattattatttttaaaataaaaataattattaatataactactACAGTGTAGAACGGACTTTATGTGTCGACAAACGTAGTTGTGACGTATTGTGATAGTACAGTCATATAATAAGCTTTGGACATAGTATTAGTACATTTTCATTACATACaagttttttaatacttattaattttacaggtaataattatatagcttcaatgtttaaaaatgatGTCTTTTTATAGTCAgtagtctttttttttatctaatacatataaatgatatttcatatataattataccatATGTATGACAAAAAACCAGGATTTCGTATTAACTAATTTACATAATGAAGattctcctcggtagaatccACATTCCTAACTCGTAGccttatgtttaattaatatgataattttatagaaCGGCGAAAAATTGGTCGTACAAGCTTGAGCATTTTGAATGATCGAAAATAGTGGATTTTACCTGAAGATTCTCGGTTCAAGGGCGCTTCGCAATGATCGTATCTTCGATTcgatgtgttttatttttagttattaatagtaatacatAGACGAGTCTATACATTGTATTATGTCTATAAATTgatttagaatatatattttttgaactaTTAGTTActcgcggctttgcttgcgtgGAAGTTAATTTATAACCTCTTTGTATAGCACATTGGTATGTGAATCATttcatacttttaataatatctaaatcATACAAACTATCGACCTATCACACCCTTCAGGGCTAAAAACgccttaatataaaaataaagtttcatgcttctattgtaaaaaatgatggttttaaaacaaactttcgCACCTATTTCACCACCCTTGAGGGTAAAATTTACAAAGTTACTTCCTTAGTGTGTATCTACTCTATAAAATAATCCTATTCGCCAAATTTCATAGCCCTAAGTTTAATAGCAGATAAAATGCATTTACTATCAGACAACATTCAAatccatattttaatattatataatattagattatatgCAAATACAAGTATGAACCCGACAACGAGGAATAATTTATTGCCTGTTAATATGAACCAGTTATATTTCTTGGTGTTATTAGTCTATTGGCCATAGAACTATCAATCAAATGTACACAAGgagataaaaaatgttaaatggcGATCAATATTTACAGAAACGCAtgaattattagtaaaatgttCTGTATGGTACAGGTAACCAGCTAAATTAGACATTTAACAaactaactagttttattttaatgtagagATTAAAGAAAGTTATCCTATTCTATGAATGGAAGATCTGTTTGAACGGCGCCTTTTAGTAATATGCCTAGACtgttaatcatattaaaatatttggctGTAATCCTATGAGATTTTTACTATATAGGACATATAGTAAAAATCTCATAggatttacttaatttattaatattaatttaagagtcataatatacatttaatcgTAGAAACTTGTGTAGAACCATCTAGGCGGGCGCAATAATTttggtttgttttatttggcGAATGAGCCGGTGTTTAGTTATAAGGGGTATACCTACTTCAGTTCTAATtggcgcatttgaatttaaaaaaatgtattagctCAAATTAAGCTAGAACAGCATTAAAGAATTGTgtcgaatttcaatgaaattcgacacatgcaggtttcctcacgatgttttccttcaccgccgagcacgagatgaattataaacacaaattaagcacatattatatatagtggtgctagcctgggtttgaatccgaaatcattggttaagatgcacgcgttctaaccactgggccatctcagctaaagaaaagaataaatttaaatttcgtacaTGAATCTGTACTgataatatagaattaaaaattatatatatattctactcTCATAATTCATGCTGGCTATATCGTATGTCATCTTCGGGAGACAGAAATCGAACACCCAAGCTTAAAGCTGTAATTTTAAACACGTATATCTTTTACGCCCCTACACAATCGCATTATGTACGATTGAATGCTTAATTTGATTCttgaactttaatttataattaaactacaaTTAAGtattgatgaaataattattgattcgcaatgtatacatacaacaaaattggagtttctgtttgtattattaaattaaccgcttttttaaaatgacacatggtacatatatcatttatttttgtctcactgcttgttccggctaatctctgaatcgattttgacggaattttcactggcatataactgatgtaataaggagcaACTAAGGCTGCagcaataatttattagttaaattgTATTTCTATGTTTTAAGACCATGTTAGCACTgtagtatgtttttatttacttagttCATCACTTAATagtctgttttatatttaactataaataactaagtaagatgtagatatttttataaattaaagaaataaaaacctttttaaaaacaagcttttattatttgttacaagcttttatttactttcaccTGTCCCGTTGTCTGTCGTTCTGCCACCTTCCAACTCCAACATCAGACCCTGGTTACCATATAGTATCAAAGTACTCGTCAAGACTAATCCAATGAGCCCAAAGTCGATGGGGTTGCGTCGTTTAATTACGGAGTTCCTATGGCCACCTTCCGGCTCCATCATCAGACGCTCGTTACCATATAGTATCAAAGTACTCGTCAAGACGAATCTAATGAGCTCAAACTCGATAGGGTTGCATCATTTAATTACGGAGTTCCTATGGCCACCTTCCAGCTCCATCATCAGATCGGCTCTATGTCACAATAACATTGCATTGTCATCCGATTTATACATGCATTCTAAATTTCAGCTCAATCTAAAACCGGGAAGTGGATCAAATTTAAGTTGCAAGATTTGATTACAGAACGACAGACAACGGGACAGGTGAAAGTAAATAATAGCTTGtaataatacttggtggtagggctttgtgcaagcccgtctgggtatgtaccccactcatcagttattctaccgccaactaacagtactcagtattgttgtgttccggtctgaagggtgagtgagccagtgtaactacacaacacaacacaagggacataacatcttagttcccaatgttggtggcacggtgacgacgtaaggaatacttaatatttcttacagcgtaatttTCTATGGgcgattgtgaccacttatcatcatgtggcccatgtgctcgacCGCcaatttataccataaaaaaagttaataaggTTATTTGCgatataatttttgaagtatAAGGAGAAACTCTGCATCGTAACGGATCGCATGATACTTTACACGTTTAACACGAAACGAAAGTGAATGTCAAGGTCAAACGCAAATAAATTCGAGTGCCTAAAGAGTTACATAATTATAGAGCCTCCGCCTTTTCTAGGAATACGTTAGAGAACGTTTCGATATAAAAATGCTTGagttcaaatatattacaatactaaAGACGCCTCATGGTTTTACCCGCGATAAATCAGTTAtagtattaatttgattttgttattttatatccgTTTTGAAGATGACCTTTAAAAACAgacagatatataaaaaaaaacaattgttttattggTTCTTAAATAGCGGTTGTAactttgacataaaaaaaaaaacatttttttattgatattattataaatagaacagGACATGCTGTCTCTTTTTATGGAATCAGAAATAATAGTTCTGATATATAAAGGTAAAAAAATCGCCATATGTAAATGAGATTACATTTTTGACTTAATAGTTTGAATAtcttaagttttaataaatattcaacagtAACGAATTTTATCGTTGAATTctgaactatttaaaatatcttcgtAACTTTTcttcagtattattattatcaaacaaaAAGTTGGACTTCAGCATTGTAAGAAATCGTAACCACCACtactgggaactaagatgttatgtccttacatgtaaatattcacaaattacTCTGTAAACTTCATATATATATTGGGGATACTGGGGATATGACTTCTGCACTTACTTCGGAGGTTACTACGTATTAATCAGTTATACCAATGTTGAAAACTATTTCTAATGATGAGCTCCGCTTTGAAAGTCATTGTGCTACAGGAACAAGTGGCATAACAACAGACGGTCTAGGGTTTACTGTTTATCGACGACATTGATCATTCTGTCAATCTATCATTTCTACGTTCaattaatttgtcaaaaaaatatccGCCATCTTGAGTGTTTCGCCATGCGGGAATTTGAAAGACGCCACACAGTTGATCATGCATTGTCATCCAAACTGAACGTGTATTCAAAATTTCAGGTGTTGGTTACAGATATTTGCTTCTAAATTGAGGTGCAAGATTTCacctttacat includes these proteins:
- the LOC124532364 gene encoding flexible cuticle protein 12-like, yielding MKSFIVLALCVAVAIAAPATPDGDAQIVKYESDNIGVDGYSYSVGTSNGINLSENGVVKNPGTEGEALEVRGEFSYTGNDGVLYLVRYVANEFGFQPEGDHLPKAV